A stretch of Lathyrus oleraceus cultivar Zhongwan6 chromosome 6, CAAS_Psat_ZW6_1.0, whole genome shotgun sequence DNA encodes these proteins:
- the LOC127095941 gene encoding uncharacterized protein LOC127095941 yields MAPKRKAEKAAEPAAKSGRVTRSATRLTRSGAKSSSVANFIELPNSTRKSPVKPKKAEVKGKGKGKVKEEGEGSGAVKEETAQTVVVIEHCTQCKSFKTRASQVKEALESSESDVVVKLNPDKPRRGCFEIRLEDGDKTFISLLDMKRPFKPMKDLDMGKVISDIIDDLSNAS; encoded by the exons ATGGCACCAAAACGCAAGGCCGAGAAAGCTGCAGAGCCGGCGGCGAAGTCGGGAAGGGTGACTCGCTCCGCCACGAGACTTACTCGTTCCGGTGCCAAGAGTTCTTCTGTGGCTAACTTTATCGAGTTACCTAACTCTACTAGGAAATCACCGGTGAAGCCGAAGAAAGCTGAGGTTAAAGGTAAGGGCAAAGGGAAAGTGAAAGAAGAAGGTGAAGGCTCTGGAGCTGTTAAAGAAGAGACTGCCCAGACTGTTGTCGTCATCGAGCATTG CACGCAATGCAAATCTTTTAAGACGAGAGCTTCTCAAGTGAAGGAAGCTCTGGAGAGTAGCGAATCTGATGTTGTTGTGAAGCTGAACCCTGACAAG CCAAGAAGAGGTTGTTTTGAAATACGCCTTGAAGATGGAGACAAGACTTTCATCAGCCTTTTG GACATGAAACGTCCATTCAAGCCGATGAAAGATCTTGACATGGGCAAGGTCATCTCGGATATCATTGATGATTTATCCAATGCTAGTTGA